The Cryobacterium sp. SO1 genomic sequence ACCCGAATGGGGTACGTTAAAACGACGGTCGGTCTCCTGGAATGTGCGGGAGTGCAGCTGATCGCCCTGCCGGACAAAGCACTCGCCCACCCCGACAGGTTGTCTCCAGGTGCACACACCAGCGGAGACCTTGCCTGGCACTGTCGCCGCCGCTCAAGCCGCCGGCACTCCTGGGTCCGGCAAACGCTGGGGTGAAGCGATCACTGGATGAGGGCGCGTCGGGTAATGACTCGGAGCGTCACGGGGGGAATATGAGTAAAACAGAGATGGTGGCCGGGCTCTCGGACCCGAAAACGCCGTCCGTTAACCGCGACTGGCGCGACACGTATGCCGTTCGGCTCGCTGTGACCGACTGTCTCGTACTCGTGTGGGTCGTCTTCGGCGTGCAGATCGCCTGGTTCGGTGTCACCGCGTCCGACGTTCAGTTCCGTGGCCGGTTCAACGAAGTCGCCGTGAGCTACACGGTCTTCTCAGTGTCGATAATCGCCGCGTGGATGCTGGTGCTGGGCATCTATGGAAGCCGCGGCTACCGGGTACTCGGCACCGGCCCCCAGGAGTACAAGCAGGTGACGAACGCCACCGTGCGACTCTTCGGCCTGGTCGCCATCATCGCCTTCCTGTTCCACATCGACATCGCGCGCGGCTATATCCTGATCGCCTTCCCGCTTGGCCTCATAGTGCTGCTGCTTTCGCGCTGGATGTGGCGCCAGTGGCTGGGAGTTCAGCGCTTCGACGGGCGCTTCTCGTCGCGCGTGCTGTTGGTCGGCTCCGAAGCCACGGCGACCCACCTTGCCCGTGAACTGGCCAGACAACCATCCGCGGGCTACTACGTCGTTGGCGCGTGCATCCTGAGCGGCCCTCTGGCGGAGCGCCTTCCCGGCACCGACATTCCCGTCTTCAGCGACATCGACAAGCTGCAGGCGGCGATGGCCGCTGTCAACGCGGACACCGTGGTCGTCACAAGCAGCGACGAACTGCCCCCTGCCCGGATGCGAGAACTCAGCTGGAGCCTGGAACCGGGTCGACAGCACCTGGTCGTAGCGCCGAGCCTCACCGACATTGGTGGCCCACGCATTCACACCAGGCCGGTGGCCGGACTTCCGCTCATTCACGTGGAAACCCCTCGGTACGAGGGCATGAAGCTGTACACGAAGCGGGGGTTCGACCTGCTCGGCAGCGCAGCCTTGATCCTCTGCCTGTCGCCCTTCCTGGTCATCATTGCGATGGCGATTCGGTTCAGCACACCAGGGAAGGTGTTGTTCCGGCAGGAGAGGGTCGGCATCAACGGCCAGCCCTTCTACATGCTCAAGTTCCGTTCGATGGTCACGGATGCCGAAACACAGCTGGCCGGCCTTCAGGACCTCTCCGAGGGCAACGCCGTCATGTTCAAGATGAAGGACGATCCGCGCATTACTCCCATCGGCAAGTTCCTGCGCAGATTCAGCCTCGACGAATTGCCCCAGTTGTTCAACGTCTTCGGCGGCACCATGTCCCTCGTCGGCCCTCGCCCACCGCTTGAGAAGGAGGTGTCGAAGTATGAGAACCACGTGCACCGGCGGTTCCTGGTCAAACCCGGCATCACCGGCCTGTGGCAGGTCAGCGGCCGATCCAACCTGTCATGGGAAGACACCGTGCGGCTCGACCTCTACTACGTCGAGAACTGGTCGATGACGGGCGATGTCGCCATCCTCTGGCGCACGGCGAAGGCCGTACTGGCGCGCGAGGGCGCGTATTAGCCGCGTCAGCCCCACGGGCCGATCATCCGCATCGGACGCTGGGGCCGACCTGACAGGCACTTCGAACCATGAACAGGAGGGCCCGCCCGTGAGCACAGCTCGCCGATATCGCGTGGGCGGTCAATTCGCCTGGGTGTCCGGCGGTCGTATTTTGGCGGCCCTGATCCAGGCGATCATCATGCTTGTGCTCGTTCGTGCGGTGGCGCCGGCAGAATTCGGCTTCTTCGCAGCGGTATACGGGGTGATGACGCTGGCGCAGACCTTCTTCGACTTCGGCCTGCCGACCCTCGTCATTCGCGAGCGCGCCAAACGGGCGAACCCCGCTATCGTGGCCGCCGCGCTGCGCCTGAACAACTCGCTCTCCCTCATCATGGGGGTGTTGCTCATAGCCGTCACCGGGCTGCTCGGAGTCGTGGCCGACTCGCGGTTCTTCCTGTTGTTGCCCCTCGGCCTCTGGGCTGCGGCCGAGCGAAACGCGGATGCCTGGCTGGGCGTGGTCTTCGCCGACGGTGATGCCCGCATCAACACGGCCAACCTGGTAGCACGGCGGATGGGAAATCTGGCGTTGTTCATCGGATTCACCCTGTGGACGCCGATCGACCCGGTCCTGGCCTTTGGCATATCCTCAGCCGCCGCAGCCTGCGCGTCCTGGGTGTTCGCCCACGTCGTCGTGGGCAGGCTGCTCGAGTCCACCGACCGCGTCGCCGCGCGCGTTTTGCTCCGGTTGTCCTGGCCCTACTGGATCAATTCTGTCGCCACTCAGGCGCGCAACCTCGATGCCACGATCATCGGCTTTGTCGCCGGCACCGCGCAGGCCGGTTTTTATGCGGCGGCCGCTCGCCTGACCAGTCCACTGCGCATCCTGCCCACGTCGCTGGCCTCGGTGCTCCTGCCGGCTTCGTCTACCCGCAACTCGAGCACGATGCGCGGGCTTCTCAAGCTGGTCGCCATCGTCGTGGGCGGGCTCGGGCTCTTCTACCTGCTCCTCGGACTGGCCGTGCCGTATGTCGTGCCCATCGTGCTCGGCGAGGCGTACACGGGAGCCATCCTGGCCCTGCAGATCACAGCCGTGGGTCTGGTCTTTGCTGCCGCGGCGTCACTGCTCGGTTCTCTCCTGCAGGGAGTGGGCCTCAAGCACTTCGTCGCGGGCACCGCTGTGCTGACCACGCTCGTCTGCCTCATCGGCGTCGGAATCGGTGGGTTGATGTGGGGCGCCGCGGGCGCCGCGTGCGGCTTGGCCTTTTCCTACGTGGTACAGAGCGCCGTCCTGGTGACCCGCCTGACAACCTTCATCCTTCGAAAGGAGCCCAACCGATGAGCTCATCAGCAACCCGGTCTTCCCCGCGGCCGCGCCGCACGGTGTTCTACAGTGTCGCCGCGCAGTGGGACAACCTCGGTGACATCGAAATACGAAACGCCGCGCTGGGATGGATCCGTGCCACGGACAGTGACGTCATCGCCTTCGCAGGCACAATGCCGCCGGCCTACCTCGAGGCCTTCGACATCGACGAACGAGTCCGGTTCGTCACCAATCCCGTGCAGTATCAGGCTCTGCTCTGGCAATACCTCGTGCGCCGACGAGCGTCGATCGTCTTCGCTCCGGGACCCCAGGTATTCGGACCGAGCATAAGGGCGATCAGCAAATCGCTGATCAACCTGGCTAATGTCGCCGCGGTCAGGAGCTCAGGCGGTGCCGTGCTGGCGGTCGGGCGGTCTCTTCGTGGACATGGTCGTGTGGCCCGACGGGTTGAAGCCGCCGTCGTGGCGATGTTCCAGCTCTACGTCGTGCGGGACACCCGGTCGGCGCAGGTGCTGGGAGAAGAGCTGGCCGGTGCACCCGACCTCGCGTTCGCGCACACCTTCAGCGACGCTGCCACCGTTCGTGGCCGAACCAACGTCGTGATCTCCCTGCGCGGCGATCGCCCCATCGCGGTGGATGGCCTGAGGGTCGTCGTCGGCCACTTGCGGGACCGAGGGCTGACCCCGGTTCTGGTCACGCAGGTCAAGCGTGACGACGACCGGCATCGCGCCCTCGGCCGTGAACTCGACGTGCCCACCGTCTTGTGGGGGAACCATTCGCATGCCGAGCAGCTCGAACGGGCCCGCATCGCGTATGCCCAGGCCGGCGCTGTGCTGAGCAACCGGCTGCACGCGCTCATCTTCGGAATTCAGCACGGCGCCGCACCGATTGCGGTGCTCGACCGCGGATCCGACAAACTGACGTCCACCCTGCGGCCGTGGGTGGATTTGCGCACCACCAGTCCCGACTTCGATGGGCCCAGCGACGTGGACTGGGCGAACGCCGATATCGTGGGCCCCGCCGGAGCGGTCGAGGTTGAGGCCGAACAGGCCCGTCTTGCACTGGCCGGCATCCAGCGGCAGTTTTCTCAGTTTCTCGGTGTCGTCGCAGTCGCCCCGGTTGCCGGGGTCCGGGCATGAGCCGGCCGCGCCGCTCGCTCGTAGCGATAACCCAGCCCTACGTTCCCGGCTACCGGGTACCCCTGTGGGCCAGGGTCGTCGACAACCTCAAGAGTGAAGGCGTCGAATGCCGCGTGTTCTACGGCGGCGATGCAGAACAGCTGCGCATCCGAGCCGGCCGTGGCGACGGTGTAGAGACAGTGTGGGCCACGCAGGTGCCGACGCGCACGCTCACCCTGCACCGTCGGCTGCCCAAGCTCATCTTCCGCACCCTGCCGCGGCGATGGCGGGCACGCCGAGTACTTTTGGTCACGGAGATGCAGGTGTCCAATATGAACGCCTGGCTGGCCATAGCCTCCGGCCGTCGGGTGGTCACCCTCGGTCACGGTACCTCGGACACGACCGACCAGAACCGGCTTGCCGTGGCGCTGGAAAACCAGCTCAACCGGTGGGCGGACCACGTGCTGACCTACACCGAGCGAGGCCGCCGACATGTCACCGGCGAGGGCCGGGCTCGTCAGAACCAGGTGACCGCTTTCCACAATGCGACCGACACAGTCCAGCTTCGCGCCGCCCTGGCCGCTGTGACCGCCCACCGCCAGGATGAGTTCCGCGCCGCTCACGGAATACCGGGCAACGCCCAGATCGACCTCTATCTGGGCGCGTTGAACCGGCACAAGAATATCGATCTGCTCGTGGACGCCGCCCGGACAGTGTTCGCGGCCGACCCTTTCCGCTGGGTGGTCGTCGCCGGCTGGGGAGAAGATGCCGCCAGGCTCGAGGCTCTCGCGGCCGAGACCGGCAGGGTGGTGCTCCTGGGCCAGGCTGAGCCCGCACAGTACGCCGCCGCCGCGAGCCAGGCCGGTTTGCTTCTGAATCCCGGTCGGGTCGGCCTCGTCGCCGTCGACGCGCTCATCATGGGCCTGCCCATCCTCACCACGTCCGCCAGCGCGCACGCACCGGAATTCGACTATCTGCGGCCCGGCATCGACGTCATCGAAACCGCGCCGACCTCGGAGGCATACGCCACCGCGTGGCTGTCCGGTCCCACCCCGATCCAGATTCCGCCGTCGGACGTGCCCTCCATCGAGGCCGCGGCCGACATCATCAGCGGCGTCATCCTGGCCCAACTGGAGGAACATCGATGAGCGCCGGCACCCAGCGCGTGCTGCACTACTACGCGCGATATCTTGAACACCCCTCCGGCGTGACCGATTCGCTCAATCATTGGGCAGAGGCGTCCCTCGCCGCCGGCGACGACGTGTCCATCCTGGCGGCCGAACCCACCGGCGGTGACCGTAACGAATTCGCGTTCGAGGGCGTCGTGAAGACCATTCCGCACTGGGGCAGGAACCGAGGAACCTGGGTGCCCATCGGATTGGTGCGGGAACTGAAGCGCGGCGACCTCCTTGTTCTCCACGAAGGGTGGGTGCTCAGCAATGTCGTGGCGGGAGCCATCGCCCGGATCCGCGGCGCGCGAATCGTGGTGATGCCCCACGGCGTCTACGAACAGCAGATTGTTGCGAACCAACGCGATGTGCTCGGCATTCGCGCCCGCATGGACCGCTGGCTGCTGGGCCGGGCCAGCGCAGTGCACGTCTTCTACCCCGGAGAGCAAACCGTCGTCAAAGAGTTCGCGTCCTCCGTCACGCGATTCATCACCGTACCCAACGGCACGACCGAGGTTCCGGCCGACGCGATGTGGACCGGCGCCGGCAACTATTTTCTCTGGATTGGCCGGTTTGATCTGTTCCACAAGGGCATCGACAACCTGCTGGAATTCTGGGCGAGGCTGCCGCTGCCGCGCCCGAAGCTCCGGCTGGTCGGTCCGGACTTCCAGAACGGTCGCGCCGAGGCTGTGGCCCTGGTCGATCGGCTCGGACTCGAGGACAGCGTCGACATCAGCGGACGCGTGTCGGGTGCGGCAAAGGACGAGCTGCTCGCGAGGTGTCTCGCCTACGTGCACCCGTCCCGGTGGGAGTCCTGCAGCATCATGCTGCTTGAGGCTGCTGCAGCCGGAGTACCCAGCCTGATCTCCGACAGCATTCACGCTGCGGACGAACTCGGCCCGCTGCGGGTGCTGCACTCGGTCGACTTCACCGACGACACCGTCGACGGTCAGGCCGCCCTCGAATCAGTGGCCGGCAACCGGGAGCTGGCCGGAAACGCTCGCGACTGGGCGGCCACAGAAGCACGGTGGTCCCGGGTCGGCAGACAGATGGTTGAGGCGCACACCGCCCTCGGCCTGAGAACACAAGGAGGATTACGCCCATGAGCGTTGTAGTAGTAGACCCCGGGATGACCTCCACGAATCTGGGCGACCAGATTATTTCGGATGCCATCCACCGGGAATTCATCACCCCGCTGAGCCGCTCCACCCATGTCGAGGTGATTCCCATGCACGGACCGTTATCGGATGCGTCGCGGGACGCCCTGCGGTCCGCCGACGAGGTTGTCGTCTGCGGCACCAACCTGCTGTCCAACCACATGCGCTTCCGTACCAGCTGGGAATGGGACCGCGCCGACATCGAGCTGGCCAAGGGCAAGCTCACCGTGTTCGGTGCCGGCTGGTGG encodes the following:
- a CDS encoding oligosaccharide flippase family protein, which produces MSTARRYRVGGQFAWVSGGRILAALIQAIIMLVLVRAVAPAEFGFFAAVYGVMTLAQTFFDFGLPTLVIRERAKRANPAIVAAALRLNNSLSLIMGVLLIAVTGLLGVVADSRFFLLLPLGLWAAAERNADAWLGVVFADGDARINTANLVARRMGNLALFIGFTLWTPIDPVLAFGISSAAAACASWVFAHVVVGRLLESTDRVAARVLLRLSWPYWINSVATQARNLDATIIGFVAGTAQAGFYAAAARLTSPLRILPTSLASVLLPASSTRNSSTMRGLLKLVAIVVGGLGLFYLLLGLAVPYVVPIVLGEAYTGAILALQITAVGLVFAAAASLLGSLLQGVGLKHFVAGTAVLTTLVCLIGVGIGGLMWGAAGAACGLAFSYVVQSAVLVTRLTTFILRKEPNR
- a CDS encoding glycosyltransferase family 4 protein, producing MSAGTQRVLHYYARYLEHPSGVTDSLNHWAEASLAAGDDVSILAAEPTGGDRNEFAFEGVVKTIPHWGRNRGTWVPIGLVRELKRGDLLVLHEGWVLSNVVAGAIARIRGARIVVMPHGVYEQQIVANQRDVLGIRARMDRWLLGRASAVHVFYPGEQTVVKEFASSVTRFITVPNGTTEVPADAMWTGAGNYFLWIGRFDLFHKGIDNLLEFWARLPLPRPKLRLVGPDFQNGRAEAVALVDRLGLEDSVDISGRVSGAAKDELLARCLAYVHPSRWESCSIMLLEAAAAGVPSLISDSIHAADELGPLRVLHSVDFTDDTVDGQAALESVAGNRELAGNARDWAATEARWSRVGRQMVEAHTALGLRTQGGLRP
- a CDS encoding sugar transferase; this translates as MTDCLVLVWVVFGVQIAWFGVTASDVQFRGRFNEVAVSYTVFSVSIIAAWMLVLGIYGSRGYRVLGTGPQEYKQVTNATVRLFGLVAIIAFLFHIDIARGYILIAFPLGLIVLLLSRWMWRQWLGVQRFDGRFSSRVLLVGSEATATHLARELARQPSAGYYVVGACILSGPLAERLPGTDIPVFSDIDKLQAAMAAVNADTVVVTSSDELPPARMRELSWSLEPGRQHLVVAPSLTDIGGPRIHTRPVAGLPLIHVETPRYEGMKLYTKRGFDLLGSAALILCLSPFLVIIAMAIRFSTPGKVLFRQERVGINGQPFYMLKFRSMVTDAETQLAGLQDLSEGNAVMFKMKDDPRITPIGKFLRRFSLDELPQLFNVFGGTMSLVGPRPPLEKEVSKYENHVHRRFLVKPGITGLWQVSGRSNLSWEDTVRLDLYYVENWSMTGDVAILWRTAKAVLAREGAY
- a CDS encoding glycosyltransferase, with amino-acid sequence MSRPRRSLVAITQPYVPGYRVPLWARVVDNLKSEGVECRVFYGGDAEQLRIRAGRGDGVETVWATQVPTRTLTLHRRLPKLIFRTLPRRWRARRVLLVTEMQVSNMNAWLAIASGRRVVTLGHGTSDTTDQNRLAVALENQLNRWADHVLTYTERGRRHVTGEGRARQNQVTAFHNATDTVQLRAALAAVTAHRQDEFRAAHGIPGNAQIDLYLGALNRHKNIDLLVDAARTVFAADPFRWVVVAGWGEDAARLEALAAETGRVVLLGQAEPAQYAAAASQAGLLLNPGRVGLVAVDALIMGLPILTTSASAHAPEFDYLRPGIDVIETAPTSEAYATAWLSGPTPIQIPPSDVPSIEAAADIISGVILAQLEEHR
- a CDS encoding polysaccharide pyruvyl transferase family protein; this translates as MSSSATRSSPRPRRTVFYSVAAQWDNLGDIEIRNAALGWIRATDSDVIAFAGTMPPAYLEAFDIDERVRFVTNPVQYQALLWQYLVRRRASIVFAPGPQVFGPSIRAISKSLINLANVAAVRSSGGAVLAVGRSLRGHGRVARRVEAAVVAMFQLYVVRDTRSAQVLGEELAGAPDLAFAHTFSDAATVRGRTNVVISLRGDRPIAVDGLRVVVGHLRDRGLTPVLVTQVKRDDDRHRALGRELDVPTVLWGNHSHAEQLERARIAYAQAGAVLSNRLHALIFGIQHGAAPIAVLDRGSDKLTSTLRPWVDLRTTSPDFDGPSDVDWANADIVGPAGAVEVEAEQARLALAGIQRQFSQFLGVVAVAPVAGVRA